TTGCGCACTTCTGTACGGAAGCATATTTGGAAAATTGTATTCAGGAATTAAATACAAGAATTCTATTGATAAGAAAATCTTTTACGCCCTTTACCTTTATTGTCTTGTATTTCAGTTTTTTGGAGATTGGTTCTTAGGATTTTTCAGTGTAACTTTGCAAACTTTATTCTGGCTTTTTGTTCTTACAAAAAAATTCAAAAGCTATGCCTTGAGGTACAGATATGATTGATATTCTTTTGGCAACATACAATGGAAAAAAGTATATAGATACTCAAATTTCAAGCATTGTGAATCAAACTTATTCAGACTGGAAGCTTTATATTCACGATGATGGAAGTTCCGATTCAACACTTGAAAAAGTAAAACTATGGACGCTCCGCGATTCCCGGATTGTTTTTATTGAAGATGGAATAGCTTTTCATAATCCCGGTATGCATTTTATGCATCTTTTAAAGTTTTCAAAATCTGAATTGATTTGTTTTTGCGATCAAGATGATTTATGGCTGGAATATAAACTCCAGAGAATGTTTGATTCGTTTGATAGGCAGACAAAAAATCCATGCTTGCTTGTTTCAAATTGTTATTTATGGAATACAGAAAATAAAACTATTTTTCCAAAAATGAATTTTAATCAGGCATATTCTCTTGAAGAATTTTTATTCTTAAATGGTGGTCTTCAAGGATGCGCAATGATGTTTAATGCAACTTTAAGAAATATTGCTCTTTCTAAAAATATTAAAAATCTTTATATGCATGATTATCTGATTTCTTTGGTTGCTTTTACATTCGGAAAAGTTAAGTATTTAGACGAGAATTTGTTTTTATATCGGCAGTATGAAAACAATGTTTCAGTTCATATTGAAATTAACAAAAATCAATACAGAAAGCGAATATTAAAAAATCATAACATTCCTGTTGTTTTTGCTCCGGCATATAAAAATATTATGTCATTTTATCAAGTCTTTAAAAATGATATGGACGAGTCCAAGAAAAATGTTTTTAAGCGGTATTTGGAATTAAAGGATAAAAATTCAATAGCACGTTTTTTTAAAGTATTTTTTTCAAAATTTTCATTAGGAAAAAATGGTCATAAAAAACTAGTTCTAAAAATGATGATTAGAAAATTTTGGAGGGAATCATGAACAATAAAATAGAAGTCTCTGTGGTTATTCCTGTTTACAATGCAGAAACAACTATCTGCGAATGCGTTGATTCTGTTGTGGATGAACTTGTTGCGAACTGTCTGTCTTATGAAGTTATTTTGGTGGATGACGGAAGCACAGACAGCTCTCTTACATTGTGCAGAAAATATTCTGAATCAAATCCATGCGTAAAGGTGATTGCACAGAAAAATTCAGGTCCTTCTGTTGCAAGAAACACAGGAATAAAAAATGCGTGCGGTGAATTCATTGCTTTAAATGATGCCGATGACAAATGGCTTTCTGGAAAAATGAAGGTACAGATAGAAGAACTGCGTAAAAATACTGAAGTTGATTTAGTTTGTGCAAAATACGGCTCCGGTCGGCGGGCTGGAAAAAGAACAGAGATAACATATAAAAAAGAGATTTTTCATAATTTTTTCAGCCCGCAGACAAGTGCCTTCCGCTTGTCGGCTCTTGTCTGCGGCGATGTTAAGTTTTGTGAAAATAAAAAATATTCCGAAGATATGCGGTTTTTGTTGGATTTTATGCAGTACGGAAAATGTGTGTATCTCCCTTTTTTAGCGACAGTTCCTGTTTTTTCTAAATGTGTTTTTGGAGAGGCTGGACTTTCTTCTCATATATGGAAAATGGAAGTTGGAGAACTCAAAAACATCTTGTTTGCAAAAAAGATTCATAAAATAAACATTTTTGTTATGTTGATTGCGCTGCTGTGGTCATTATTAAAATTTTTTAGAAGAGCCGCAATTTCAGTTTTTATAAAAATCCGAAAAATTTTTAGGAGAAAATAAAATGAGTGAAAATACTAAGAAAAAAGTTCTCTTTCTTTCAAACACCGCCAATTTCTCAAAGTTTAATCTGCCTTATATGCGCTGGTTCATGGATCAGGGCTGGCAGGTTGACTATGCTTCGGCAGGCGAGGAGAAGGTTAAGGACTGCGACAACCAGTACACAATAAGCATCGCGCGCTCTCCGTTTTCTTTTAAGAATTTTAAGGCGTACAGGCAGCTTAAAAAGATTTTGGCGGAAAATCATTATGACATTCTGCACTGCCACACACCTATGGGCGGAGTTCTCGGACGGCTTGCGGCTAAAAAACTCTGGAAGCAGCACAAAATCAAGGTGATTTATACTGCGCACGGATTCCATTTTTACAAAGGCGCGCCAATCTTGAACTGGCTTCTGTATTATCCGATGGAAAAATGGCTTTCGCACTGCACGGATGTGATTGTAACAATAAACGAGGAAGACTATGAACGGGCAAAAAAATCATTCTGAGATTTTCAAGATTGACGGCGTTGGAGTGAACCTTTCAAGATTTCACCCTTGCACTTTTGATGAAAAAAATACGTTGAGGGCGGAACTTGGATATTCTGAAAAAGACTTTATCATAACGGTTGTCGCGGAGCTCAACAAAAACAAGAATCAGATTATGCTTGTAAAGTCTGTTCCAGAGCTTGCAAAAATTATTCCGAATCTGAAAATTCTCCTGATTGGAAAAGAGACTCTTCCGATTGTGCGCGAATTTGTCCAGAAAGAAAATCTTGAAGAATACGTGAAATTCTTGGGCTACAGGCGCGATGTCGAAAAGCTCACGATGATGAGCGATGTGGCGTTTTCCGCAAGCCTGCGTGAAGGGCTTCCTGTGAACATAATCGAGGCGATGGCGTGCGGACTTCCTGTTGTTGTGAGCGACAACCGCGGACATCGCTCACTTATAGAAGACAAGGAAACCGGCTTTATCTTCAGCCCGAAATCCGAAAAAGAAATGACAGACGCGATTATCCTTCTATATAAAAATCCTTCGTTGCGAGAGGAAATGGGCAGGCGGAATATTGACGAGGCGAAAAAATATTCAGTTGACATTGCGGTAAAGATGATGGCAGGAATATACAGTGAAGTCATTTCTGAAAATGTCGGGGGGGGGGATAACTGTAGAGTAGTTTTTCAGTTCACTTTGCCTTCATTCACAAATATGGAGGCTGCGTGATGAAAAAACATGCTCAGATTTTCATGCTGGACGGAGTTGGAATAAACCTTGAAAAATTCAAGCCGTTTTCTTCTGAAGAAAAACTCGCGCTCCGCTCAAAATACAAATACGATTCATGCGATTTCATAATCCTTTACATTGCAGAGTTCATTCCGCGAAAAGACCACGAGTTTTTCATAAAAAACATTCCAGAGCTAAAAAAGCAGATTCCGAATTTAAAAATCATAATGCCTGGCCGCGGCGTTCAGCTAAAGGAAATGAAAATTCTTGCCGTGAATCTTGAGGTTGACGACATCATCTGGTTTCCCGGCTACAGAAAAGACATAAATCTGCTGTGCGCGCTTTCCGACCTTTACGTTACGACAAGCAGGCAGGAGGGGCTTCCAGTCAGCGTGATTGAGGCGATGGCGAGCGGGCTTCCGGTTGTGGCAAGCAATATCCGAGGCCAGACTGATGCTGTTTTGCCCGGACGAAACGGAGAACTTTATCAGCTGGACAACAGCGCAGACTTTGTGGAAAAAATCCTGAAACTCTACAAAAATCCCGGGCTTATGGCAGAAATGCGGAAGAATAATATAGAAGATTCTAGAAAATATTCGGTTGACATCGCAGTGAAGAAGATGGCGGAGATTTACGGGGAATGTGTGAAAGAATAAAGATTGAGTTTTTAATTTGGCTATAAATTTTATCTTGAGTTAGAAATAATTATTTGTGTTTTGATTTGGAATATTTTGTTTTAAATTATAAAAATATTTCTATAGAACTAAATGGAAAATTGTATAATGACTATTACACTTGAATAAAAGTATGATAACAGTTCTTTATAATTGTCGTTCAATGGCAGCTCAAAAATCAAATAAAAATGATGTTATTGCTAGAATCATTTTGACTCAGTTAGTAAGAGAATTTTTTAATGACTAAATGATTTGATTCAAAATTTCTCAGACAGGTTTTGTTTTTCCTGTGAACTGGAAGAAAGTTTTTAAGTATAAAGTTTAGTATTATTTTGTAAATTTTCCTTTCTTTTTATTTTTTAATAAGTATATTGTCAATAGGAAGTTCTGTGTATTTTTAACAGATTTTTGAAGGTTTTGTAGATTCAATTTTTATTTTTGATTTTCTGTTGTCCATCGTATATTTAACCTTTAGATTTGAATAACAGTCTTTCTAATTTTTATTTTAAAATTAAAAATTACTAATATAAAAATTTTATTATAGAAATGTTTTACAAAAATAATGAAAATTTTGATGTGTTATAAATATAGGGTATATGAAACTTCAAGATAAAATTCTGTTTTGTGTCGTCAAAAAATTGTGTTATAATTCAGTAGAAAATTATAAATGGAGTTTATTATGGACTATTTTACAAAGAAAATTGATCAGAAAATTGCTTTAGCAAAAAATTTAGAAAATTATTCAGAATTGAAAATTTTATTGCAAGTTAAAATAGAGTATGCACTGCTGTTCATGCTTTCTTTATTAAGAAATAGAAATTTTGGTAGCTTAAAAATAGAAGAACAAGAATATATTAATAGACTATTGGTAAAACCAAGTGTTGGAGATTTAGCCCAAGTTATTACTAAATTAAATATTTCTAATGACAAAAATACAAAAAAAATTGTAAATGCAATATCGAAATATCCTGAGTTGCGAAATGTAAGTATTGGACATGGATTTACATTTGAAGATGGAAATCAAAATTTCATAAAAAAATTTGAGGATTTAAGCTCTGTTATTTATGATGGAGTTATCATGTCTTCTGATTATGATTATATCTTTGTGCTTGATAAAAAGGATAGTTTTTATTTAGGAATTAATTTTTCTTATAATGATGGTATGATTTCATGGAAATGTCCTGTTTCTAATTTTTCTTTTCAAAAAGAATCAACTTATATTCTTGCTTCTGATAATAATTATTTTTTTACTATGCCTTATATTTGGATTAATAATAATGAAGAATTGTACCTTTATTCCAAGATAGTTGATCCTTTATTAGGCAGAATTTTATATAATCAAATTTTTACTACGAGGCAGATAACTAAAGATTGGGATTCTTTGGAAGATATTTCTTTAATTACAGATGATATTGGAAGAAAAATTTGTGTGAATAAGACAATTGTCAATGATTTTAAGAGAAATTATACAAAATATTTTGAGGTTGGAATAAAAGATAAGATAAAAGAATTTTTAGAAAAAGATAAATCTACAGTCTCTTGTACAATATGGGGACATGGTGGAGTCGGAAAAACTGCGGTTATACAATCAATTATTGAAGAATATGAAAATTCTGAAAGAAAAATTTTCGATTATATTGTTTTTTTAAGTGCAAAAGATCGTTTGTATAATTATAAAAATGGAAAAATTGAAGAAATAAGAGAGCGGATAGATTCTTTTTCAGATATAATTTTTAAAATAAATGAAGTAATTGGCAGTGATTTAAATACTATTGATAGTATTGTTTCAATAAATGGGAAAATATTGATTGTGATTGATGATTTGGAAACGTTTAACAAATCCGAAGTCGAAAAAATTCAATGTTTTATAAAAAAACTTGATATAAATAAGCATAAGGTTGTTTTAACTACAAGAACTAATTTAATTATTGGACAAGAGATAAAAACTAACGAGTTGAATATTTCAGAAACACAAGTATTCTTATCTAATATTTTTACACATGATATAAAAGATACATCTATGTTAACATCAATTCAAAAGGATAAGATATTTCTTGAGAGAATTCAAAAATTAACTTCCTGACGACCGATTTTTATTTATCAATTAGCATATATTTTCTTGCAGAGAGGGATATCAAATGCATTGAAATTTGATATAAAAGCCTCTGATACCGCTGTTGATTTTTTGTATGGTAGAATTTATGACTATTTGTCTATTCTTGGAAAAAAGATATTTATTGCAATTGGACAACTTATCCAAACTGATGATAGAACAGGTTCTTTAAATATAATAAAGTATGCTTTGGATATGGAGAAAGATGAAGATTCTTTTTCAGAAGGACTGAATGAATTAATAAAACTGAAAGTAATTGAACTTACGACTGATGGAATATATAGAGTGTATTCTAATGAAATATTGAAGATTATGAAAAAATATTATTCAGAAAGGGGAAATGATTTTCCGACAGAGATTTTTGAAAAACATTTAGAACAGTTAAGAAAATCATCTTCAAATGATGTTGAAAAAATGTTGTTGGAAAATGCAAATAATGCGAGATTTACTCAATCTAAAAAAGATGTGATAAATAATTATGAAAACATTTTGTCAAGAGATTCTGCGCCAATGGAAATAAAATTAGAGGCATTGATTCAATATACGTCATATTTATATAATGAGTTAGCTGATTATGAAGCGACTCTGAAATTGATGAATTCAAATTATTCATTATTTAAAAATCAACCTGAATATATACAATTTTATTCAAGCATTTTATGGGCTTCTAAGTTAAAAGAGCAAGCCATAAAAGTATTGGAAAAGTATGTTGATGGAAAGGAGATAAAATCGAATATAGATATAGAAATTTTTTGTTCATTAGCAATAAAAAAATCAATTTATATAATTGATGTTAGAGAGGAACTCAAAAATTCATATGGGTATGATGGTTCTTTTAAGTTAAAACAACAAAAAAAGAGTTTTTTTGATTATTTAGAGCGCATAGGAAGACCTTTAATTCAATATCTATATATAACAGATATCGAAAATATAGATGATAAATTAAAACAAAATTTATTTACAGCAATTTATCATTCTATAGATGTGTTTTGTAGAGTTTCAAAATTAATTGAAATACTTGGTCATAAAAATATGATTCTTTCTAAATTTAAAAGTAATAAAGAGTATTATAATAAACTGGATTGTAAATTTTTTAATATTGAAAGATATAAAAGAAATGAAAGTTGCGGAAAAAACTTGTGATACAAAACTGCGACTGCTTTGCAATTAACTTTTTTGTGTTGACAACTCAATAAAAATGTCTTAATTTGTAATTAAGAGGTATGTTATGGCAACGCTTCAATTACGCGTAGATGATTCCTTAAAGGCAAAAGCTGACGCTCTTTTTTCATCGTTGGGGCTGGATACTTCAACGGCAGTCCGCATTTTTCTTGCTTCCTCAATAGAAAACAACGGACTTCCTTTTGCTGTAAGGCACAAGGCTAATCCGCTTTCATTGGAAACGGCGATTTCTGACAGCAGAAATCGTACAAATCTGCACGGACCTTTTAAAACTGCCCAAGAGGCGGTTGCGTCTATGCTGGAGGATTGATTTGTACGAAATTGTCTATACAAATCGAATGAAACATGATGCCAAACTGATGAAGAAAAGAGGCAAGAAGTTACAAAAACTTGTTGAAGTTTTGAACATTCTTGCTTCTGGAGATCCGTTGCCGCAAAAATATAAAGACCATCAGCTGACTGGAAGTCTGAATGATTTTCGAGAGTGCCATATAAAACCTGACTGGCTTTTGATGTATCAGATTTTTGAAAATCAGCTTATTCTTTCTTCGACAGCAACAGGTTCTCACTCTGATTTGTTTGGAAAATAGAAAAAATCATTTTGCAGAAACTCGGAAAAGATTTTGATTTTTTTGAATACGAGAAATTTGACTTTGATAAATCCATATTAAAAGAAAGTGAAAAAGAGTAGAATAGGGCTATGTATTTGTAAAAACAAAAAATCATAGTTGCTACTATTTTATTTAGGCGGGGAAATAAATATTGTCATTGGAAAAAGAAATTCTTGATGAAACCAAAAAAGATAAAATTTTAGAGATAACAAAAAGCTCTATAACAACAGCCTGTAGCTTTATTCCTTTTATAGGAACTGGTATAGCGGAAGTAATAAATTATTTCATTCCTGATAACAGATGGGAACGTGTTCTTAATTTTATAAAAGAATTATCAGATTGTGTTGTTAGTCAAAAAAAGCAAATAACGGAGTTGCAGCAATGGCTGGAAAAAATAAAGACAGATAAAAAATCCTCTTTGTTGTTTGAAAATGCAATATTTTATTCAATGCAGACAGAATCGGAAATAAAACATCACTGCTATGCTTTTTATGTTTTTAATGCCATCGAAAATTCCAGCATTTCTGACATTCAAAAAGAGCATGTCCTGCGAACTATATCGCTTTTAAATGAAACGGAAATTCTTCTGCTGATATATTTAGAGCATATTGCTTTTGAAGAGTCTGATTTTCATAAAAAATACGCAGATTACATTGACAGACATTCTGCTTGTGGCGATGAAGATGATAAAATTTTTAACGCAATGCAAGATTCTTACTTAAATAATTTGGTTGTTTATGGAATTGCAGCTGCAAAAAATGATCCTAAAAGAGGACTTTCTAGTTTTTATTTGTTGCCTTTTGGTCATATTGTGTATGATGCAGTTTTTGATGAAGAGTATTTTAAATAGAATTTAAAGTTTAGAAGAATATAAGTATAAGGAATTTTAAAATTCTTTATTTTGATTTGTGATATAATAAAATAGTTTTAATATTAAAGATGAATTTGAATCATGATATCTTTCATTAAAAAAAAAGCATTTTGTGAATGATATAATTTAAATAGGAGTAAAACAAAATGAGTTATTCTGCAGAACAAAAAACAATACGTGATTTGTTTAATTCTCAACTTTATAGAATTCCTAGAAATCAGAGACAATATGTTTGGAATGAAGATAATTGGGAAGACTTGTATCTTGATGTTGAATATGCGACAAATAATAAATTAAATCATTTTATTGGTAGTATAGTTTTATTAAAAGACAAAGAGAAAATAGCTGGATTACCTCAATTTACAGTTATTGATGGACAACAGCGTATTTGTACATTGTCAATATTTTTATCTGCAATAATGTTTTCAATGAAAAAATATTTATTGGAAAATGATTATTTTGGAACAGAAAAATACCTATATGCAACAGATGATAAAAATGAATTACATAATATATTTTCTTCGTCATATCACATTGGTTTGGAAAAAATATTATCAGGATTGAAAGATTTACCTTTTAGTAAAGGTAATCAAATTCTTCCTTTTATAAATACTAATGTAATTGATAAAAAACGAGATAAATGCATTATAGATGCTTTTAATTTTTTCTGTAAAAAAATTGATAATTTTATAGAGATACATGAAAATAATCCAGAATCAATTACTCTCTTAAGAGATTCAATAATTAATATTGAGTATGTAAGAATAGAAGCAACAACAGAAGAAGATTCTTATACAATTTTTGAAATTTTAAATGCTCGTGGACAGAATCTCGCTGATCATGAGTTATTGAAAAATTATGTAATGCGTTATATACAACCAAAAGAAAAGGTTGATTCTGTAAAACAAGATTGGGAATCAATGGAGAAAAATCTTGGGCAAGGAATCAATAAATATTTGCTTCACTATTTAATTCATAAATATAAAATTGATGATAAAGATAGAAGAGATTCATATAAAGCAATTAAGAAGTTTGTAAAAGTTAAAGAAATTGATAAGTTTTATAAAGATTTTATATTAAAAGCTGTATACTATTTAAAAATATATTCTCCAATTTTAAATGATAGTGAAGGAAATGCGATATGTTCAAAACTGGAATTTGATATATTTCAGTTTTTTCGAGCCAAAAAACAAGAACAGTTTAGACCTGTTATTTTGAGTCTAATGCATCAAAAAGATTTAGGAAATTTATCAAATAGTGATTATGAGAAATCCCTTTGTTTTATAAAAAAATTCTTTATTTGTTATACATTAATAGGAAAAGAAAAGTCTAATACAATTACATCTTTGGTGGCTAATTATGCATATAGATTAGAAACAGAATACTCATTAGAAGTATTAAATGAATTTTATGAAAGTTTTAAACAGAGAATTCCTAACAAAGAATGGTTTAAAAAGGTTTTTTCTGCTATTGGGTATTCGAATCATTTTAAATTCTACATGGACAAAAAAGAAATAGAAAAAACAAAACTTGTGTTGGAAATATATGAAAAATATTTAGGAAATAAAAATATTGAAGCGTTTACAATAGAACATATTTTGCCAGATGCTGAATGTGAGGAAAATGCAAATATTGGTAATCTTTTGCCATTAGAATATAAATTGAATGAAAAATGTGGTATTTTACCATTAAAAGATAAGATTAATTTCTATAAACAGTCAGAGTTTAAAAGTGTTAGAAAATTTGTGGAAAGATATGAAAATGAACCAGAAAAATTTTCTATAGAAAAAAGGAGAGAATTTTTGTCAGAGGATTTTTATAAAATGATTTCAGAATAAAAAGCAATTTTTTGAAATAGGAGAAATTATGACTTTTGTACAACTAGAAGATGAATTAAAAAGAATATTTAATAAAGCTATACAAGCTGGAAAAACTGAATTGATTTTTATATCAATAAAATAAAACCTGACTACGGGCATTGTTTGCCAATGTGCTGTGATGAAGTTTTATATCATACAAAATCTTAGCAGAGTTCAACTCTAAAAATTAAGTACAACTTGCCGAGGTAAAAAATAAAAATAAGGTAAAAAGTTTAAGGATTTTTATGTTTTTATCTTAATTTCTTGATTCTTTTTTATTTATAATGCTCTCTGCACGAAACTATGTAAATAGTATTTTCTGTGACTTTATAGACAAGCCTATGTTCATCATTGATTCTTCTAGACCAATAGCCGGAAAGTTCGTGTTTCAATGGTTCTGGCTTTCCAATTCCTTCAAATGGATTTCTAGAAATATCTTTTATGAGTTCTTTTATTCTCTTAAAAAGTTTTTTATCTGTTTCTTCCCATTTATTGTAGTCGTCATAAGCGGTTTTATAAAAAGCAACTATTTCAATCATAAAGTCTCTAGTTTTACTTTTGTTACATCGCCTTTTTCAATTGCCGCGATTCCATCCAGAAGCATCTGCTTGTTTACAGGATTGCTCAAAAGATATTCCGTCTCATCCTGCTCGTCTGTTTTGTTGTCGCTTACGGTGATATTCAGTGTTTTTCCGGAAAACATCTTCTTCAAGCCTTTCAAGAAATCCATATTCAGCTCGTCTTTTCTGAGTGTAAATGTGCTCTGCATAGTTACCTCCGTTCTTTTTTATAAATATACTGGAATTTTTCAGAATTTTCTATTGTCACTTCTTTTCATTCTTATCTTTTTCCATAATTTCCATCATTTCTTTTGGGGTAATAACGAACGGTTTTATCGGAAAGTCCTTGATATTGCCGGTTATAAGAAAAGTGTCAGCAGTTTGGCGAGAATCCATTGTAACTTCATAAAAAATCACATCTTTTGGGTCGGATGGTTTTTCTTCTGTTTGAATGCCCGAAAGTTCAATGCCGTTGTCAAGAATCATTTTGATTACTTTATGAACGTTTTTTGGCGAAAACTTATTTTTAAACTTTCCTCTGGAAAGAACTTCAGAATATTCAGCAATAATTTCATTGCTAAAAACCGGGATTATGGTTTTATCAAAAATCTTAAAAACAGTTTTGACTGTTGCAGAATCTTCATTTTTAGAAAGCAGAGCAGAGACAATAACATTTGTATCAATGACAGCATAATATTTCATATTTTATTTTCCATCTCTGTATGCGCGGATTTCTGCGTTGATTTCATCAAGAGCCATTTCTTGAAGTCCGTTTTTCTTTGCTTCTTTTCTAAGCTGCATAAAAGCTTTTTTTCCCTCTTTTAGGGAAACTTTTCTTTCCATTCTCATGCTGAATGGAATGCCTCTTTCTTCAACGGATTTTTTAAGGAATATCCTGAATGCGGTTGGCAAATCAAGTCCGAGCTGTTCGAAAATGCTTGTAGCCTCGTTCTTCAAATCTTCATCTACTCTAATCTGTACCAATGTGCTTGCCATAATGCGCCTCCAAAAACAATAAAAAATTGTACCTATAATTTGAATATATGTGAATGTAATGTGTTTGTCAATAAAAAATAAAAAAGGAGCAGTTTATGCCTGAATCAAATATTTCATCAAAAAATCCTAAAAAACTTCGTGTTGCTGTTATCGGCACGGTTGGCGTTCCTGCCTGCTATGGCGGCTTTGAGTCTCTTGTAGACAACCTGCTGGATTTTACGCCCCCTAACGTTGAATACACGGTTTTCTGTTCTGGTAGGAAATATGAAAAACGTTTGGAGTCGTACAAGGACGCAAAACTTGTTTATCTTGAAATGGACGCGAACGGAAAGGACAGCATTTTTTATGATTTTAAGTCGATGAAACTTTCGGTTGCGGCTAAAGCTGACATAATGCTGGTTCTTGGTGTTTCCGGCTGCATTTTTCTTCCATATATAAGGCGGATTTTCAAGGGAAAAATCATAACAAATATTGACGGGCTTGAATGGCGGCGCGACAAATGGAAGTGGTACGCAAAAAAGCTTTTAAGGTTCAGCGAGAAAATAGCTGTAAAATATTCCGACATTGTGATTGGCGACAACAAAGGGATTACTGACTACATAAAATCTGAATATTCAAAAATCGTAAAAAACAAGAGAGTTGAGCTGATTGCGTATGGCGGCGACCAGGTTTCGCACGTTTTGGACGATTCTTTGTTTGAAAAATATCCGTTTTGCCGCGAGCCTTATGCGGTTACTGTCTGCCGGATTGAGCCTGAAAACAATGTCCATGTGATTCTTGAGGCATTTTCAAAAATGCCGGACGAAACGCTTGTTTTTGTGGGCAACTGGGAAAAGTCGGAGTATGGCCGTAACTTAAAAGAAAAATTCAGCGCATGCAAAAATATTCACTTGCTTGCCCCGATTTATGAGCCTCACACCGTGAACTGGCTTCGCTCAAATGCCAATGTATATATTCACGGACACAGCGCAGGCGGAACAAATCCTTCTCTTGTAGAGGCGATGAATCTTTCTCTTCCTATTCTTGCGTTTGACTGCGTTTATAACCGCGCCACAACCGAGGAAAAATGCCTTTACTGGAAAACTTATGATGACTTACAGAATCTGATGAAAAAACTTTGTCATTCCGAACTCGATTCGGAATCTCTTTGTGAAAAAATCGCGCGCGAAATGGGCGAGGCTGGGAAACGCCTTTA
The sequence above is drawn from the uncultured Treponema sp. genome and encodes:
- a CDS encoding glycosyltransferase; this translates as MNGQKNHSEIFKIDGVGVNLSRFHPCTFDEKNTLRAELGYSEKDFIITVVAELNKNKNQIMLVKSVPELAKIIPNLKILLIGKETLPIVREFVQKENLEEYVKFLGYRRDVEKLTMMSDVAFSASLREGLPVNIIEAMACGLPVVVSDNRGHRSLIEDKETGFIFSPKSEKEMTDAIILLYKNPSLREEMGRRNIDEAKKYSVDIAVKMMAGIYSEVISENVGGGDNCRVVFQFTLPSFTNMEAA
- a CDS encoding glycosyltransferase, translated to MIDILLATYNGKKYIDTQISSIVNQTYSDWKLYIHDDGSSDSTLEKVKLWTLRDSRIVFIEDGIAFHNPGMHFMHLLKFSKSELICFCDQDDLWLEYKLQRMFDSFDRQTKNPCLLVSNCYLWNTENKTIFPKMNFNQAYSLEEFLFLNGGLQGCAMMFNATLRNIALSKNIKNLYMHDYLISLVAFTFGKVKYLDENLFLYRQYENNVSVHIEINKNQYRKRILKNHNIPVVFAPAYKNIMSFYQVFKNDMDESKKNVFKRYLELKDKNSIARFFKVFFSKFSLGKNGHKKLVLKMMIRKFWRES
- a CDS encoding NB-ARC domain-containing protein, with the protein product MDYFTKKIDQKIALAKNLENYSELKILLQVKIEYALLFMLSLLRNRNFGSLKIEEQEYINRLLVKPSVGDLAQVITKLNISNDKNTKKIVNAISKYPELRNVSIGHGFTFEDGNQNFIKKFEDLSSVIYDGVIMSSDYDYIFVLDKKDSFYLGINFSYNDGMISWKCPVSNFSFQKESTYILASDNNYFFTMPYIWINNNEELYLYSKIVDPLLGRILYNQIFTTRQITKDWDSLEDISLITDDIGRKICVNKTIVNDFKRNYTKYFEVGIKDKIKEFLEKDKSTVSCTIWGHGGVGKTAVIQSIIEEYENSERKIFDYIVFLSAKDRLYNYKNGKIEEIRERIDSFSDIIFKINEVIGSDLNTIDSIVSINGKILIVIDDLETFNKSEVEKIQCFIKKLDINKHKVVLTTRTNLIIGQEIKTNELNISETQVFLSNIFTHDIKDTSMLTSIQKDKIFLERIQKLTS
- a CDS encoding glycosyltransferase — its product is MKKHAQIFMLDGVGINLEKFKPFSSEEKLALRSKYKYDSCDFIILYIAEFIPRKDHEFFIKNIPELKKQIPNLKIIMPGRGVQLKEMKILAVNLEVDDIIWFPGYRKDINLLCALSDLYVTTSRQEGLPVSVIEAMASGLPVVASNIRGQTDAVLPGRNGELYQLDNSADFVEKILKLYKNPGLMAEMRKNNIEDSRKYSVDIAVKKMAEIYGECVKE
- a CDS encoding type II toxin-antitoxin system RelB/DinJ family antitoxin; protein product: MATLQLRVDDSLKAKADALFSSLGLDTSTAVRIFLASSIENNGLPFAVRHKANPLSLETAISDSRNRTNLHGPFKTAQEAVASMLED
- a CDS encoding glycosyltransferase family A protein gives rise to the protein MNNKIEVSVVIPVYNAETTICECVDSVVDELVANCLSYEVILVDDGSTDSSLTLCRKYSESNPCVKVIAQKNSGPSVARNTGIKNACGEFIALNDADDKWLSGKMKVQIEELRKNTEVDLVCAKYGSGRRAGKRTEITYKKEIFHNFFSPQTSAFRLSALVCGDVKFCENKKYSEDMRFLLDFMQYGKCVYLPFLATVPVFSKCVFGEAGLSSHIWKMEVGELKNILFAKKIHKINIFVMLIALLWSLLKFFRRAAISVFIKIRKIFRRK
- a CDS encoding glycosyltransferase, with translation MSENTKKKVLFLSNTANFSKFNLPYMRWFMDQGWQVDYASAGEEKVKDCDNQYTISIARSPFSFKNFKAYRQLKKILAENHYDILHCHTPMGGVLGRLAAKKLWKQHKIKVIYTAHGFHFYKGAPILNWLLYYPMEKWLSHCTDVIVTINEEDYERAKKSF
- a CDS encoding type II toxin-antitoxin system YafQ family toxin — encoded protein: MYEIVYTNRMKHDAKLMKKRGKKLQKLVEVLNILASGDPLPQKYKDHQLTGSLNDFRECHIKPDWLLMYQIFENQLILSSTATGSHSDLFGK